Part of the Desulfurococcus sp. genome is shown below.
ATATTTTGGAATGTTTACATTGCAACACACGATTTCACACCCATCTCCCGTGGAGCAGATTTCATTGGTTTGCAAGGCTTCGAGGACCTCTTTTCGAGTGTTGAGTTCGTTGAATCCTTTAAAAGAACTCTTCTATGGGCGGTTTTATTAGTCTTCCTGGGTAATACCATAGGGCTTCTACTTGCTACAAGCATATACCAGTTTACAAGTTCTAGGGTGAGGAATACTCTCGTAGCACTCTTCCTCTACCCTCTATCCCTTAGCCTCGTGGTATCCGGGATCATCTGGAGGTGGCTCTACGACCAGTACAAAGGCTTCGATGCCATCCTAGCAGAAGTGGGTATTAAGGGGCCGGCCTGGCTTGAAGGCGGTAACGCCTTCTGGAGCACTGTTTTAACGTCAGTCTGGGTTTACGCTGGCTTCTCAGCAATGCTTTATCTTGCTGCATTCTACAATGTCAACAGGAGTCTCATTGAGAGTGCTATGGTGGATGGAGCTGGTGTGCTAACTATACTAGCTAGAATCATTCTACCTAACTCCTCCCAGGGATTCATTCTCTCAACAATATTCCTGGCATTATTCGCTATACAGATGTTCGACCTCCCCTACTCAATGTTGTTCTTGAACCCCTTCACGGAGACCATGGTTATGTATATCTTTAGCAGGTTCACCTCCATGTACCTTTACCTGGCTTCAGCTGCCGCTATAGTCATAATAGCTGTCTCAGCTTTCATAGCTATCCCCTACTCCATGTATGGTATTAGAAGGTGGATTCTAAGAGGTGCAGGGTGAATGGTCAGCTACGCCAGGAACCAGGTGGTTGCAAGCTTAATAATAGCTGTCTTCGGGATCCTATGGATTATACCAGTGTATAGCTTGATATCAGGCTCTCTGAAAAGCCTGGCTGAAGTCCAGGGGACCCCTGTTCTCTCCCCTCCAATGAATCCAAGCTTAGAGACTCTAGTGAAAGTGGCAGGGGAGCTGGAAACCCCAATCATTAATACCGTGCTGGTTGTTGTACCTGTTGCAGGAGCATCCACGTTTCTCGGCGCTCTCGCAGCTTACGCTATATACAGGAGAATGGATAAGCTGAGCAACACCATAATGATAGCTATAGCTATAGCAACCTACATACCCTACCAGGCTATACTAGTACCGCTTATAAGACTTGTTAGATCACTCGGGCTCTACAATACTCTGCCCGGGTTAGCCGTGGCATTCATGACCTACTACACTCCGATGGCAGCGCTATTAATGGTTATCTTTATCTCTGCTGTGCCGAGATTCTACGTTGAGGCAGCCATGGTGGATGGAGCATGGGATCTAAGAATATTCAGGAAGGTAGTTCTGCCGCTTCTAGGGCCAGGGCTTACTTCAACTATGATCTTCCTCTTAATTATGACGTGGAATAACTTCTA
Proteins encoded:
- a CDS encoding sugar ABC transporter permease produces the protein MNSKTFFLFISPILVFAGLLYYGIFWNVYIATHDFTPISRGADFIGLQGFEDLFSSVEFVESFKRTLLWAVLLVFLGNTIGLLLATSIYQFTSSRVRNTLVALFLYPLSLSLVVSGIIWRWLYDQYKGFDAILAEVGIKGPAWLEGGNAFWSTVLTSVWVYAGFSAMLYLAAFYNVNRSLIESAMVDGAGVLTILARIILPNSSQGFILSTIFLALFAIQMFDLPYSMLFLNPFTETMVMYIFSRFTSMYLYLASAAAIVIIAVSAFIAIPYSMYGIRRWILRGAG
- a CDS encoding carbohydrate ABC transporter permease, whose protein sequence is MVSYARNQVVASLIIAVFGILWIIPVYSLISGSLKSLAEVQGTPVLSPPMNPSLETLVKVAGELETPIINTVLVVVPVAGASTFLGALAAYAIYRRMDKLSNTIMIAIAIATYIPYQAILVPLIRLVRSLGLYNTLPGLAVAFMTYYTPMAALLMVIFISAVPRFYVEAAMVDGAWDLRIFRKVVLPLLGPGLTSTMIFLLIMTWNNFYIPLMTTLGYEKHITLKIFSYVGQSGNLYNEMFAAALIGSLPPLIVFIALGRYFIRGLQAYGGGVKA